One genomic segment of Rhizorhabdus phycosphaerae includes these proteins:
- a CDS encoding ATP-dependent DNA helicase — protein MALALPYPALHATHGGIWLASAQGEVRGIGRGEAAARAAETPMIVLNAAVTASRLGIADFSGLDLLELFAFVHPARFAVPTPAGLARALDLSPPVDDARASIFLIEAAQALLGRMARPEDWPEAYGAYNSAQSLARLRWPWSGPIGQILKSPARPERGLFARLPEWDEAGARGQPRNVHLDEQEVVQRLSALVGPQAESREGQRAYATANARAFDPRSGEGRPNVVLAEAGTGIGKTLGYLAPASLWAEKADGAVWVSTYTKALQRQLDKETRRIFPDASERARRVVVRKGRENYLCLLNLEDALQGGFQNRAAILAQLVARWGMYTRDGDMVGGDLPGWLPTLFRRAGSTALTDRRGECVYAGCPHYRKCFIERAARAADNADIVIANHALVMILAQRRADEGQPLGRLVFDEGHHLFDAADSTFAAALTGQETIELRRWIIGPESKARGRRRGLSARLSDVASYDEEGGLAIEAAAAAATLLPSDGWLGRLGENLPLGPIERLLSAVRATVYARADAQDAGYGLETDAGQPEPELIDAARPAVEALEALMRPMAKLRQRLAAVMDDGPDWLDGQARARIEGAIAGLTQRGQLVASWIAMLARLGGPLDPDFVDWLAVDRVEGRELDIGLHRHWLDPSRPLAETVLKPAHGVLVTSATLRDGEDWSGAEARAGTVHLDNSPRHLSVPSPFDYASSAEVLVVTDLKRGDVAQLGQAYHRLIAAAGGGTLGLFTAISRLRAVHARIADRLARDGLPLYAQHVDPIDTGTLVDIFRDDPRASLLGTDALRDGVDVPGDSLRLVVMEGIPWPRPTVLHSARKAAGGGSVYDDRIVRARLRQAFGRLIRSAEDRGHFVLLGAATPSRLLDAFPGGVPVLRVTLDEAVARIAGHRAPNRPATGVAAGAPESARLLPGLGEQ, from the coding sequence ATGGCCCTCGCCCTTCCCTATCCGGCGCTGCATGCGACCCATGGCGGCATCTGGCTCGCCTCCGCGCAGGGCGAGGTCCGCGGGATCGGGCGCGGCGAGGCGGCAGCGCGGGCAGCGGAAACCCCGATGATCGTGCTGAATGCGGCGGTCACGGCGAGCCGCCTGGGGATTGCCGATTTTTCGGGTCTGGATCTGCTCGAGCTGTTCGCCTTTGTGCATCCCGCGCGGTTTGCCGTGCCTACGCCCGCAGGCCTCGCACGCGCACTAGACCTGTCGCCACCCGTCGACGACGCGCGCGCCTCGATCTTCCTGATCGAGGCGGCACAGGCCCTGCTGGGACGCATGGCACGGCCCGAAGACTGGCCCGAAGCCTATGGCGCCTATAACAGCGCCCAGTCGCTGGCCCGCCTTCGCTGGCCCTGGTCGGGCCCGATCGGACAGATATTGAAGTCGCCGGCCCGCCCGGAGCGCGGCCTGTTCGCGCGCCTGCCAGAGTGGGACGAGGCGGGCGCCCGCGGACAGCCGCGCAACGTCCATCTGGACGAGCAGGAGGTGGTCCAGCGGCTGAGCGCCCTTGTCGGTCCCCAGGCGGAGAGCCGCGAGGGACAGCGAGCCTATGCGACCGCCAACGCCCGCGCCTTCGATCCCCGCTCGGGCGAAGGACGCCCCAATGTGGTGCTTGCAGAGGCCGGCACCGGGATCGGCAAGACGCTCGGCTATCTCGCCCCCGCCTCGCTCTGGGCGGAGAAGGCGGACGGGGCCGTTTGGGTCTCGACCTATACCAAGGCGCTCCAGCGGCAGCTCGACAAGGAGACGCGCCGCATCTTTCCCGACGCGTCCGAACGCGCCCGCCGGGTCGTGGTGCGCAAGGGCCGGGAAAATTATCTCTGCCTGCTCAACCTCGAAGATGCATTGCAGGGCGGTTTCCAGAACCGCGCCGCGATACTGGCGCAGCTGGTCGCCCGCTGGGGCATGTATACGCGCGACGGCGACATGGTCGGGGGCGACCTGCCCGGCTGGCTGCCGACGCTGTTCCGCCGCGCTGGATCGACGGCGCTGACCGACCGGCGCGGCGAATGCGTCTATGCGGGCTGCCCACACTACCGAAAATGCTTCATCGAGCGCGCGGCCCGCGCGGCCGACAATGCCGACATCGTGATCGCCAACCACGCGCTGGTGATGATCCTGGCCCAGCGGCGCGCCGACGAGGGACAGCCGCTGGGACGGCTGGTGTTCGACGAGGGCCATCACCTGTTCGACGCAGCCGACTCGACTTTCGCTGCCGCACTCACCGGCCAGGAGACGATCGAGCTGCGCCGCTGGATCATCGGTCCGGAATCCAAGGCGCGTGGCAGGCGGCGCGGATTGTCCGCGCGGCTGTCCGACGTCGCCAGCTATGACGAGGAGGGCGGGCTGGCGATCGAGGCGGCGGCGGCGGCGGCGACCCTGCTGCCGTCCGATGGCTGGCTCGGCCGGTTGGGCGAGAATCTGCCGCTGGGGCCGATCGAGCGGCTGCTCTCCGCCGTGCGGGCCACCGTCTATGCACGCGCCGACGCGCAGGATGCGGGATATGGGCTTGAGACCGACGCGGGGCAGCCCGAGCCGGAGCTGATCGACGCCGCGCGCCCGGCAGTCGAAGCCCTCGAGGCGCTGATGCGGCCGATGGCGAAGCTGCGGCAGCGACTTGCCGCCGTCATGGACGACGGCCCCGACTGGCTCGACGGGCAGGCCCGCGCGCGGATCGAGGGCGCGATCGCAGGGCTGACCCAGCGCGGGCAACTCGTCGCCTCGTGGATCGCCATGCTCGCCCGACTCGGCGGCCCGCTCGATCCCGATTTCGTCGACTGGCTCGCCGTCGATCGCGTGGAGGGGCGGGAACTCGACATCGGTCTTCACCGCCATTGGCTCGATCCATCCCGCCCGCTGGCGGAAACGGTTCTCAAGCCGGCCCATGGCGTCCTCGTCACGTCCGCTACATTGCGCGACGGCGAAGACTGGAGCGGCGCGGAGGCGCGGGCTGGGACGGTCCATCTCGACAACAGCCCTCGCCATCTGTCGGTCCCCAGTCCCTTCGACTATGCCTCCAGCGCCGAAGTGCTGGTGGTCACCGACCTCAAGCGGGGCGATGTCGCGCAACTGGGCCAGGCCTATCATCGGCTGATCGCGGCGGCCGGTGGCGGCACGCTGGGGCTGTTCACCGCAATCTCGCGCCTGCGCGCGGTCCATGCGCGCATCGCCGACCGGCTCGCCCGGGACGGGCTCCCGCTCTATGCCCAGCATGTCGATCCGATCGACACCGGAACGCTGGTCGATATCTTCCGCGACGATCCCCGCGCCTCGCTGCTCGGGACCGATGCGCTGCGCGATGGCGTCGACGTACCGGGCGATTCGCTGCGGCTGGTGGTCATGGAGGGCATACCGTGGCCGAGACCAACCGTGCTGCACAGTGCGCGGAAGGCAGCCGGCGGCGGTAGCGTCTATGACGACCGCATCGTTCGCGCGCGGCTGCGCCAGGCCTTTGGCAGGCTCATCCGTAGCGCCGAGGATCGCGGGCATTTCGTCCTGCTCGGTGCGGCCACCCCGTCGCGCCTGCTCGACGCCTTCCCGGGCGGGGTCCCGGTTCTGCGCGTTACACTCGACGAGGCCGTCGCGCGTATTGCGGGGCATCGCGCCCCGAATAGGCCTGCGACTGGAGTTGCAGCGGGCGCGCCTGAGTCAGCGCGTCTCCTGCCGGGTCTGGGCGAACAATAG